One Vicinamibacterales bacterium genomic window carries:
- a CDS encoding sodium:proton antiporter, whose product MNAFDTAAVLIAVAALSGYFNHRILKLPATTGTLAVALVSSFLLVAVDRVAPAWGLRTAVAEFLGEIDFNEALMHGMLSFLLFAGALHIDLDDLFRNKWTIGTLATVGVLMSTAAVGWLMYLAFGMVGVEVPLVICLVFGALISPTDPIAVMGLLKELKAPRSLEAQIAGESLFNDGVAVVVFFALVSVAGLHGVEVETIRVTATGLTTFFLREVLGGAALGLGLGYVGYHALKSLDDHSLELLITLALVMFTYSLSFWVHVSGPIAVVIEGLLIGNPGRRFAMSERTREHVDAFWQMLDEILNAVLFLLLGIEVFAVPAGVTPLLVGLVAVPVALLARLVSVSAPIAAMSIRGRYLPGIVPVLTWSGLRGGISVAMVLSLPPFPARDYLLAATYAVVVFSILVQGLTVRRVLLHYGVGDAAASA is encoded by the coding sequence ATGAACGCATTCGACACCGCCGCGGTGCTGATTGCCGTGGCCGCGCTTTCCGGCTACTTCAATCACCGCATCCTCAAGCTGCCGGCCACCACGGGCACGCTCGCCGTGGCCCTCGTGAGCTCATTCCTGCTCGTCGCCGTCGATCGAGTGGCGCCCGCGTGGGGGCTGCGGACCGCGGTTGCCGAGTTCCTGGGCGAGATCGACTTCAACGAGGCGCTCATGCACGGCATGCTGAGCTTCCTCCTGTTCGCCGGCGCCCTCCACATCGACCTGGACGATCTCTTCCGGAACAAATGGACGATCGGCACGCTCGCCACCGTCGGGGTGCTCATGTCCACGGCGGCCGTCGGCTGGCTGATGTACCTGGCGTTCGGGATGGTCGGCGTGGAGGTGCCGCTGGTCATCTGCCTCGTGTTCGGCGCGCTCATCTCGCCCACCGACCCCATCGCGGTGATGGGGCTCCTGAAGGAGCTGAAGGCGCCACGGAGCCTCGAGGCGCAGATTGCCGGCGAGTCGCTCTTCAACGACGGCGTCGCGGTGGTCGTGTTCTTCGCCCTCGTCTCGGTCGCGGGCCTGCACGGCGTCGAAGTGGAGACGATCCGGGTGACGGCCACCGGGCTGACGACGTTCTTCCTGCGCGAGGTCCTCGGCGGCGCGGCGCTCGGCCTGGGCCTGGGCTACGTCGGGTACCACGCGCTCAAGAGCCTCGACGACCACTCGCTGGAGCTGCTCATCACGCTGGCCCTGGTGATGTTCACCTACTCGCTCTCCTTCTGGGTGCACGTGTCGGGGCCCATCGCGGTCGTGATCGAGGGCCTGCTCATCGGGAACCCGGGCCGGCGCTTCGCGATGAGCGAACGGACGCGCGAGCACGTGGACGCCTTCTGGCAGATGCTCGACGAGATCCTGAACGCGGTCCTCTTCCTCCTGCTCGGCATCGAGGTGTTCGCCGTGCCGGCGGGCGTCACGCCGCTGCTGGTGGGCCTGGTGGCCGTGCCGGTCGCGCTCCTGGCGCGCCTGGTGTCGGTCAGCGCGCCCATCGCGGCCATGAGCATCCGGGGCCGCTACCTGCCCGGCATCGTGCCGGTGCTGACGTGGAGCGGCCTGCGCGGCGGCATCTCGGTGGCCATGGTGCTGTCGCTGCCGCCGTTCCCCGCGCGCGACTACCTCCTGGCCGCCACCTACGCGGTCGTCGTCTTCTCGATTCTCGTGCAGGGCCTCACCGTGCGCCGCGTCCTGTTGCACTACGGCGTCGGCGATGCCGCGGCGAGCGCCTGA
- a CDS encoding 6-bladed beta-propeller — translation MTIRLMLSTTLAVGLVACSTPPGQPAPTAQDTPATPAAAPPAGGGLAGTAEQRAKQEELEKATPQLKVTEQVLNLSVPGQTIGETVGVAKNAAGNLFVFSRTGKTAQVKGSAASMLFEFDPSLKYVKEWGPNSYGAGFAHTVRVDKDQNVWVVDEGSNMVIKYRPDASVAMVLGRKEEPLDWLERFTEEGDHLEGTPNPRPGVFNRPTDVTWDNDGNIFVSDGYNNSRVAKFTKDGTWVKAIGERGAAPNQFNTPHGITSDATGNIYVADRGNRRVQVFNPDLEPVRIIEGMGAPWSVCVSPGATQYLFSGDGNGKIYKFSLDGTLVGWAQTSLGHGQSGCLVHELHCESEAVLYKGDCSTWTVEKITIAP, via the coding sequence ATGACCATCCGCCTGATGCTGTCGACGACCCTGGCGGTCGGCTTGGTGGCGTGTTCGACACCTCCCGGTCAGCCAGCCCCCACCGCGCAGGACACGCCGGCCACGCCGGCGGCCGCCCCACCGGCCGGCGGCGGCCTGGCTGGCACCGCCGAGCAGCGGGCCAAACAAGAGGAGCTGGAGAAGGCCACGCCCCAGCTCAAGGTCACCGAGCAGGTGCTCAACCTGTCGGTGCCTGGGCAGACGATCGGCGAGACCGTGGGGGTGGCGAAGAACGCCGCCGGCAACCTGTTCGTGTTCTCGCGCACCGGCAAGACCGCGCAGGTGAAGGGCAGCGCGGCCTCGATGCTGTTCGAGTTCGACCCCTCGCTGAAGTACGTCAAGGAGTGGGGGCCGAACAGCTACGGCGCCGGCTTCGCTCACACGGTCCGCGTGGACAAGGACCAGAACGTGTGGGTCGTGGACGAAGGCTCGAACATGGTCATCAAGTACCGGCCGGACGCGAGCGTGGCGATGGTGCTCGGGCGGAAGGAAGAGCCGCTCGACTGGCTCGAGCGCTTCACGGAGGAAGGCGATCACCTGGAGGGCACGCCCAACCCGCGGCCCGGCGTCTTCAACCGGCCCACCGACGTCACCTGGGACAACGACGGCAACATCTTCGTGTCCGACGGGTACAACAACTCGCGCGTGGCGAAGTTCACGAAGGACGGGACCTGGGTGAAGGCCATCGGCGAACGCGGCGCCGCGCCGAACCAGTTCAACACGCCTCACGGCATCACCTCCGACGCCACGGGCAACATCTACGTGGCCGACCGCGGCAACCGCCGGGTGCAGGTGTTCAATCCCGACCTGGAGCCCGTGCGCATCATCGAGGGCATGGGCGCGCCGTGGTCCGTCTGCGTGTCGCCGGGCGCCACGCAGTACCTCTTCAGCGGCGACGGCAACGGCAAGATCTACAAGTTCAGCCTGGACGGCACGCTCGTGGGCTGGGCGCAGACCAGCCTCGGCCACGGGCAGAGCGGCTGCCTGGTGCACGAGCTGCACTGCGAGTCCGAGGCCGTGCTCTACAAGGGCGACTGCTCCACCTGGACGGTGGAGAAGATCACCATCGCGCCGTAG
- a CDS encoding transcriptional regulator — protein sequence MARATPAAAPADLDRLIHDRTRLAIVSALAAQAPMSFTDLKAATDTSDGNLSVHARKLEEAGYLACSKSFEGRMPRTEYQLTARGRLALQKYLDHMEAIIRHARKAR from the coding sequence GTGGCGCGGGCCACGCCTGCCGCGGCGCCCGCCGATCTCGACCGCCTGATCCACGACCGGACGCGGCTGGCCATCGTCAGCGCCCTGGCCGCGCAGGCGCCCATGAGCTTCACCGATCTCAAGGCCGCCACGGACACGTCGGACGGCAACCTGAGCGTCCACGCACGAAAGCTGGAGGAGGCGGGCTATCTGGCCTGCTCCAAGAGCTTCGAGGGCCGGATGCCGCGCACGGAGTATCAGTTGACGGCGCGAGGACGGCTGGCGCTCCAGAAGTATCTCGATCACATGGAGGCCATCATCCGCCACGCGCGGAAGGCCCGGTGA
- a CDS encoding ankyrin repeat domain-containing protein, with translation MTARVATFVAATLCASCGTFSPSTDDLRGDPHGHLIWAARTGDVAAIRALAAAGIDLDASTATARAFVFPDLDHRGWTALQHAVQKRRIDVVRVLLECGASADARQAGTTTTPLVIAAGHEDPAIMRLLLAAGADPALGRQALTEEAPGGPLWHVIERIGEHVSGDWSRSLALERLGTTGPSRP, from the coding sequence ATGACCGCCCGGGTCGCCACGTTCGTCGCCGCCACGCTCTGCGCGTCGTGCGGGACGTTCTCGCCGTCGACGGACGACCTCCGGGGCGACCCGCACGGACATCTCATCTGGGCGGCGCGCACGGGTGACGTGGCGGCCATCCGCGCGCTTGCGGCGGCCGGCATCGACCTGGATGCCTCCACGGCCACCGCTCGCGCCTTCGTCTTCCCCGACCTCGATCACCGCGGCTGGACCGCGCTGCAGCACGCCGTGCAGAAGCGACGGATCGACGTGGTGCGCGTGCTGCTCGAGTGCGGCGCAAGCGCCGACGCCCGCCAGGCCGGCACCACGACGACGCCGCTCGTCATCGCGGCAGGTCACGAGGACCCGGCCATCATGCGGCTGCTGCTCGCCGCCGGCGCCGACCCGGCGCTGGGCCGACAGGCCCTGACCGAGGAGGCCCCGGGAGGGCCCCTGTGGCACGTCATCGAGCGCATCGGGGAGCACGTGAGCGGCGACTGGTCGCGATCGCTGGCCCTCGAACGCCTGGGCACCACGGGGCCGTCCCGTCCGTGA
- a CDS encoding toll/interleukin-1 receptor domain-containing protein, translated as MKLPRRCFISHAYADAIRRDRLIASLPPDVEPVTFPPIVVPPDELVSSALLETLSSCDGLVYLDGGPSDDSFWVAFERDYALRAGKAVFAADSQGRLTTHVGRALDLATFASYHRQDRERVRAIGAFLRDERHFDLWIDVDDLAAGDDFARTIETSIHERLARGGYVIVFWSRATRESRFVENEIQRAVQGMPGGNDRVLFARLDDTPLRAFWAGQDHGVQMFGDTERGEKNRWDDLVVRLYWLIYRKTKRAS; from the coding sequence ATGAAACTGCCCCGCAGGTGCTTCATCTCGCACGCCTATGCCGACGCGATCCGGCGGGACCGCCTGATCGCGTCGCTGCCGCCGGACGTCGAGCCCGTCACCTTCCCGCCGATTGTGGTCCCGCCGGACGAGCTCGTGAGCAGTGCGTTGCTCGAGACGCTCTCGAGCTGCGACGGGCTGGTGTACCTGGACGGAGGCCCCTCCGACGACTCGTTCTGGGTGGCCTTCGAGCGCGACTACGCACTTCGGGCGGGCAAGGCGGTGTTCGCCGCGGATTCCCAGGGACGACTGACGACGCACGTCGGACGGGCACTCGATCTGGCGACGTTCGCCTCGTACCATCGACAGGATCGTGAGCGCGTTCGCGCGATCGGGGCATTCCTCCGCGACGAACGGCATTTCGATCTATGGATCGATGTCGACGACCTGGCTGCGGGGGACGACTTCGCCAGGACGATCGAGACGAGCATCCACGAACGCCTGGCGCGCGGCGGATACGTGATCGTGTTCTGGTCGCGGGCCACTCGGGAGTCACGTTTCGTGGAGAACGAGATTCAGCGCGCTGTGCAGGGAATGCCCGGCGGCAACGACCGCGTCCTGTTCGCCCGACTGGACGACACGCCGCTCAGGGCGTTCTGGGCCGGCCAGGACCACGGCGTGCAGATGTTCGGCGATACCGAGCGTGGCGAGAAGAACCGGTGGGACGATCTGGTGGTGCGGCTGTACTGGCTGATCTACAGGAAGACGAAGCGCGCCTCGTGA
- a CDS encoding DUF4256 domain-containing protein — translation MTFTARDRDGLLQALQHRFETHAHRHAAMAWADVLARLDASRDALRSLHAMESTGGEPDVIGRDPKTGVLTFCDCAAESPAGRRSLCYDRAALDARKEHKPKGSVVEMATAMGVELMTEADYRALQELGEFDRKTSSWVQTPADVRSLGGALFCDRRYGKVFLYHNGAESYYAARAFRGLLRV, via the coding sequence ATGACGTTCACCGCACGGGATCGAGACGGACTGCTGCAGGCGCTGCAGCATCGCTTCGAGACACATGCACATCGCCACGCGGCGATGGCCTGGGCCGACGTGCTCGCGAGGCTCGATGCCAGCCGGGACGCGCTGCGGTCCCTCCACGCGATGGAGTCGACCGGCGGCGAACCCGACGTGATCGGGCGCGACCCGAAGACCGGCGTGCTCACCTTCTGCGATTGCGCCGCCGAGAGCCCCGCCGGCCGCCGGAGCCTCTGCTACGACCGCGCCGCGCTGGACGCACGGAAAGAGCACAAGCCGAAAGGCAGCGTCGTCGAGATGGCCACGGCGATGGGCGTGGAGCTCATGACCGAGGCCGATTACCGCGCCCTGCAGGAGCTCGGCGAGTTCGACCGCAAGACCTCGAGCTGGGTCCAGACACCGGCAGACGTGCGGTCACTCGGCGGCGCGCTCTTCTGCGACCGGCGCTACGGCAAGGTGTTCCTGTACCACAACGGCGCGGAGTCCTACTACGCCGCCCGGGCATTCCGCGGATTGCTGCGGGTGTGA
- a CDS encoding penicillin acylase family protein produces the protein MHVSRARLLLATAVLAVAVAACQSSAPMAPPQAGPAAGTEILWDRYGVPHIFAPDHASLFQAYAYAQMEAHSELLVRLYAQARGRGAEFYGPEYLDSDRWVRTNGLADTAKQWAKGQSPEFAPLIEAFARGLNQWADEHKADLSPEAQRVLPLTAEDVYAHGLRTIHYDWIVSPRRLETRLARWEDEVHGSNEWAVSASRSASGHALLMSNSHLQWGDIHTYFEVQLTAPGVTSYGAVWVGFPVLRQCFTEFVGWTQTTNAPDESDLYGIVEKDGGYVLDGQVKPFETHDETIKVRQADGSMQEETLTVRRTVHGPVVAERKGMPIAMKVVALDRPRLFEQFWRMGLAKNLDEWQDAMRMQQLPLFNTAYADRDGHIAYVYNATLPVHATGDYRFWQGVVPGDRADLISNEIVPYDRIPKVIDPPQGWIQNSNDMPWTSTYPRSLDPKDFAAGFAAPQGITQRAQRGTRILSTAPEKISFEFIKEGKLSTRVETADDFVDDIVATAKARGTARAKKAADVLAKWDRQAEVDSEGMLLFYKFMTAAGPSFSNIGGFKVPTDDARPLETPRGFKDPAKAMAVLDTVAGDVEKEYGSLAVKWGDVLRFRRGNTDVPGNGAPSQLGAIRTINVSDFKDGKVEAISGDTFYGVIEFSTPQRGEVLLNYGNWSKKGSKHIDDQLPLASKKQLRPMWRDRKDIEANLESRKTFGTPESH, from the coding sequence ATGCACGTGTCCCGCGCCCGCCTCCTCCTCGCCACGGCCGTCCTCGCCGTGGCCGTCGCCGCCTGCCAGTCGTCCGCGCCCATGGCCCCGCCGCAGGCCGGGCCGGCCGCCGGCACCGAGATCCTGTGGGACCGCTACGGCGTTCCGCACATCTTCGCGCCCGATCACGCCAGCCTGTTCCAGGCCTACGCGTACGCCCAGATGGAGGCGCACTCCGAGCTCCTCGTCCGGCTGTACGCCCAGGCGCGCGGCCGCGGGGCCGAGTTCTACGGGCCGGAGTATCTCGATTCCGACCGCTGGGTGCGGACCAACGGCCTGGCCGACACCGCGAAGCAATGGGCGAAGGGCCAGAGCCCCGAGTTCGCCCCGCTCATCGAGGCATTCGCGCGCGGCCTGAACCAGTGGGCGGACGAGCACAAGGCCGACCTCAGCCCCGAGGCCCAGCGCGTGCTGCCGCTCACGGCGGAGGACGTCTACGCCCACGGCCTGCGCACCATCCACTACGACTGGATCGTGAGTCCCCGCCGGCTCGAAACCCGCCTGGCCCGCTGGGAGGACGAGGTGCACGGCTCGAACGAATGGGCCGTGTCGGCGTCGCGGTCCGCCTCGGGCCATGCCCTGCTGATGAGCAACTCGCACCTGCAGTGGGGCGACATCCACACCTACTTCGAGGTGCAGCTCACGGCTCCCGGCGTCACCTCCTACGGCGCCGTCTGGGTGGGCTTCCCGGTGCTGCGCCAGTGCTTCACGGAATTCGTCGGCTGGACGCAGACCACCAACGCCCCCGACGAATCCGACCTCTACGGCATCGTGGAGAAGGACGGCGGCTACGTGCTGGACGGGCAGGTGAAGCCGTTCGAGACCCACGACGAGACCATCAAGGTCCGCCAGGCCGACGGATCGATGCAGGAAGAGACGCTGACGGTGCGCCGCACGGTGCACGGCCCGGTCGTGGCCGAGCGCAAGGGCATGCCGATTGCGATGAAGGTGGTGGCGCTGGATCGGCCCCGGCTCTTCGAGCAGTTCTGGCGCATGGGCCTGGCGAAGAACCTCGACGAGTGGCAGGACGCGATGCGGATGCAGCAGCTCCCGCTCTTCAACACCGCCTACGCCGACCGCGACGGCCACATCGCCTACGTCTACAACGCCACGCTGCCCGTGCACGCCACCGGCGACTACCGTTTCTGGCAGGGCGTCGTGCCCGGCGACCGCGCGGATCTCATCTCCAACGAGATCGTCCCCTACGACCGGATTCCGAAAGTGATCGATCCGCCCCAGGGCTGGATCCAGAACTCCAACGACATGCCGTGGACGTCCACCTACCCGCGGTCGCTGGACCCGAAGGACTTCGCGGCCGGATTCGCCGCGCCCCAGGGCATCACGCAGCGGGCCCAGCGCGGTACCCGCATCCTCAGCACGGCGCCGGAGAAGATCAGCTTCGAGTTCATCAAGGAAGGGAAGCTCTCCACGCGCGTGGAGACGGCCGACGACTTCGTGGACGACATCGTGGCCACGGCCAAGGCCCGAGGGACGGCGCGGGCGAAGAAGGCGGCCGACGTCCTGGCGAAGTGGGACCGTCAGGCCGAGGTGGACAGCGAGGGCATGCTGCTCTTCTACAAGTTCATGACCGCGGCCGGACCGAGCTTCTCGAACATCGGCGGGTTCAAGGTGCCGACCGACGACGCGCGCCCGCTCGAGACGCCGCGCGGGTTCAAGGACCCGGCCAAGGCCATGGCCGTGCTGGACACGGTGGCCGGGGACGTCGAAAAGGAATACGGCTCGCTCGCCGTGAAGTGGGGTGACGTGCTCCGCTTCCGGCGCGGCAACACCGACGTTCCCGGCAACGGCGCGCCGTCCCAGCTCGGCGCCATCCGCACCATCAACGTCTCCGACTTCAAGGACGGCAAGGTCGAGGCGATCTCGGGCGACACCTTCTACGGCGTCATCGAGTTCTCGACGCCGCAGCGCGGCGAGGTGCTGCTGAACTACGGCAACTGGTCCAAGAAGGGCTCGAAGCACATCGACGACCAGCTGCCGCTGGCGTCGAAGAAGCAGCTCAGGCCGATGTGGCGGGACCGGAAGGACATCGAGGCGAACCTGGAGAGCCGGAAGACGTTCGGGACGCCCGAGTCGCACTGA
- a CDS encoding Zn-dependent hydrolase: MSARDVISDLRALAARTSDEHGAQRVAWGPVWRDARRWYDERLAAAGLSAETDAAGNRWVTLPGASPRTVIVGGHLDSVPNGGWLDGPLGTLAGLEAIRRYRRAGTTPPVTLAVVDFADEEGARFSRSLLGSSGASGSLVPDAARHLTDRQGVRLVDALAENGVDLDRMTEAHAALMARDPRAYLELHIEQGPVLEAMGRPAAAVIGTYGVERHVLRFVGQAAHSGSTPIAMRHDAFLAAAETALACREIARRHSTPEIGMVCTVGTVRVEPAIVTAVPGVCEIALDQRAFETHVLQQALADAREAAARAAEANGVTVEWRHVWRIDPCRFDARLVDLCAEAVQEATGQAPRLPSGPLHDAVEMGRVMPSVMMFAKSLRGLSHCKEEDTPEADLEVTLDAFLRLVEKTVAMVAAAEA; this comes from the coding sequence GTGAGCGCTCGCGACGTCATCTCCGACCTGCGCGCCCTGGCGGCGCGCACCAGCGACGAACATGGCGCCCAGCGGGTGGCCTGGGGCCCGGTGTGGCGCGACGCGCGCCGGTGGTACGACGAGCGGCTCGCGGCCGCCGGCCTCTCCGCCGAGACCGATGCGGCCGGAAACCGGTGGGTGACGCTGCCCGGCGCGTCGCCGCGGACCGTGATCGTCGGCGGCCACCTGGACTCGGTGCCAAATGGCGGCTGGCTGGACGGCCCGCTCGGGACCCTGGCGGGCCTGGAGGCGATCCGCCGCTACCGGCGCGCCGGGACGACGCCTCCCGTGACCCTGGCGGTCGTGGACTTCGCCGACGAGGAGGGCGCGCGGTTCTCGCGCAGCCTCCTGGGGTCCTCCGGCGCCAGCGGGAGCCTGGTGCCCGACGCCGCGCGGCACCTCACCGACCGCCAGGGCGTCCGTCTCGTGGATGCCCTCGCCGAGAACGGCGTCGATCTGGACCGGATGACGGAGGCCCACGCCGCGCTCATGGCCCGCGACCCGCGCGCGTACCTCGAACTGCACATCGAACAGGGGCCGGTGCTCGAGGCCATGGGCCGGCCCGCGGCCGCCGTCATCGGCACCTACGGCGTCGAGCGTCACGTGCTGCGCTTCGTGGGCCAGGCCGCGCACTCCGGCTCCACGCCGATTGCCATGCGGCACGACGCGTTCCTGGCGGCGGCCGAGACCGCCCTGGCCTGCCGCGAGATCGCCCGCCGGCACTCCACACCCGAAATCGGCATGGTGTGCACGGTGGGCACGGTGCGCGTCGAGCCCGCGATCGTCACGGCCGTGCCCGGTGTGTGCGAGATCGCGCTCGATCAGCGCGCGTTCGAAACGCACGTGCTGCAGCAGGCCCTGGCGGACGCCCGGGAGGCGGCGGCGCGGGCGGCCGAGGCCAATGGCGTGACGGTGGAGTGGCGCCATGTGTGGCGCATCGACCCGTGCCGCTTCGACGCGCGGCTCGTGGACCTGTGTGCCGAGGCGGTCCAGGAGGCCACCGGGCAGGCGCCACGGCTGCCGTCCGGTCCGCTGCACGACGCCGTGGAGATGGGTCGCGTCATGCCGTCGGTGATGATGTTCGCCAAGTCCCTGCGCGGCCTGTCCCACTGCAAGGAAGAGGACACGCCCGAGGCCGACCTCGAGGTGACTCTCGACGCGTTCCTCCGGCTGGTCGAGAAGACCGTCGCGATGGTGGCGGCCGCCGAGGCGTAG
- a CDS encoding M14 family metallopeptidase: MRFVRVTASVLGLSLALAALPASQPVPLAAQARAVPSPEQYFGFTIGTDGELARYPKILEYFQLLAKQTDRVRYEELGKTTMGNSYPLLRISSPQNLAKFDRLVEINRRLADPRGLSDAEARKLALEGKPFYFLYATIHSTEVSNGQAIITIVHRLATDSSPEIRQILDNAVVLLVPSQNPDGQVLVIDHWYKTKGTPFQRVYPDLYHKYVGHDDNRDWFMFTQKETRMNIELVQNRYKPIITHDMHQQGGNGARIFVPPFTEPFDPNMHPLLRMGQATVGQAMASALLAEGKEGVAWEDNYDMWSPARQYMVYHGQPRILTEIANANLADPVKSPNGRPLGWQESRAHFPVPYSKDTWTLAQQVDYGVTVAFAGMSHVARYGKEWLYNFYQVHRDWVHFSGGPYAYVVPASQRDPYGAYEMLDLLQFGAVEIQRATAPFTAGGKSYAAGSYVIKTAQPYGGYARTMLSRQEYPDLRLFPGGPPEPPYDVTGHTLWMLTGATVDAVEQPFEASLEPVKAVTPAPSAAPARPAGAYLIGPESYGTFKMVAELQKAGAPVYRASKAFDGHAPGTWVIPSSGQSQPIVEKYATALGVPVMASDRPPAVDGERLKPNTRVGLYRAANNMPGGWSMWMLEQYGINHAVMSAEDFKGDLNAKYDVILLPSGTTKGRMMQGLDPKRNDPAEWAWAFGIGEAGWARLRSFVQNGGTLLAVGSAVETARDLLDLPIERALPQAPPRFGPGAAPPTPASAEDATAALRDAFSSPARLMQTLRDRVTPPQSLFYCPGSLLNNEFDPNHPVAWGMPASWPVFFDDDQAYRLRPGFGVEAEVVSRYPRQHVLASGWLLGEEYLKDQANILAFKAGKGRVVTFGSQIDFRAQPRATYKLIFNAVFHGPATPVTAAEMGK, encoded by the coding sequence ATGCGTTTCGTCCGAGTCACAGCCTCCGTTCTCGGCCTGAGCCTCGCGCTCGCCGCCCTGCCCGCATCCCAGCCGGTCCCCCTCGCCGCCCAGGCGCGCGCCGTCCCGTCGCCGGAGCAGTACTTCGGGTTCACGATCGGCACCGACGGCGAGCTCGCCCGCTATCCGAAGATCCTCGAGTACTTCCAGCTCCTGGCGAAGCAGACCGACCGGGTGAGGTACGAGGAGCTGGGCAAGACCACGATGGGCAACAGCTATCCGCTCTTGCGCATCAGCTCGCCGCAGAACCTCGCGAAGTTCGACCGGCTCGTGGAGATCAACCGGCGCCTGGCGGACCCGCGCGGTCTGTCGGACGCGGAGGCCCGGAAGCTGGCGCTCGAGGGCAAGCCGTTCTACTTCCTCTACGCCACGATCCATTCCACAGAGGTCAGCAACGGCCAGGCCATCATCACGATCGTCCACCGGCTGGCCACCGATTCGTCCCCGGAGATCCGGCAGATCCTCGACAACGCGGTGGTGCTGCTGGTGCCGTCGCAGAACCCCGACGGCCAGGTGCTGGTGATCGACCACTGGTACAAGACCAAGGGCACGCCGTTCCAGCGCGTCTATCCGGACCTGTATCACAAGTACGTCGGCCACGACGACAACCGCGACTGGTTCATGTTCACGCAGAAGGAAACGCGCATGAACATCGAGCTGGTGCAGAACAGATACAAGCCGATCATCACCCACGACATGCACCAGCAGGGCGGCAACGGCGCCCGGATCTTCGTGCCGCCGTTCACCGAACCGTTCGACCCGAACATGCACCCGCTGCTGCGCATGGGCCAGGCCACGGTGGGCCAGGCCATGGCGTCGGCGCTCCTGGCCGAGGGCAAGGAAGGCGTGGCGTGGGAAGACAACTACGACATGTGGTCGCCCGCGCGGCAGTACATGGTCTACCACGGGCAGCCGCGCATCCTCACCGAGATCGCCAACGCGAACCTGGCCGATCCCGTGAAGAGCCCGAACGGGCGCCCGCTCGGCTGGCAGGAGTCGCGGGCCCACTTCCCGGTGCCGTACTCGAAAGATACGTGGACGCTGGCGCAGCAGGTGGACTACGGCGTCACGGTGGCCTTCGCGGGCATGTCGCACGTGGCCCGCTACGGCAAGGAGTGGCTCTACAACTTCTACCAGGTCCACCGCGACTGGGTGCATTTCTCCGGCGGCCCGTACGCGTACGTGGTGCCGGCCAGCCAGCGTGACCCGTACGGCGCCTACGAGATGCTCGATCTCCTGCAGTTCGGGGCCGTGGAGATCCAGCGCGCGACGGCGCCCTTCACGGCCGGCGGGAAGTCCTACGCCGCCGGCTCGTACGTGATCAAGACGGCCCAGCCCTACGGCGGGTACGCGCGCACGATGCTCTCGCGACAGGAGTACCCCGATCTGCGCCTCTTCCCCGGCGGTCCGCCCGAGCCGCCCTACGACGTCACCGGCCACACCTTGTGGATGCTCACGGGCGCCACGGTGGACGCGGTGGAGCAGCCGTTCGAGGCCTCGCTCGAACCCGTGAAGGCGGTCACGCCGGCTCCGTCCGCGGCGCCCGCGCGGCCGGCCGGAGCCTACCTGATCGGCCCGGAGAGCTACGGCACGTTCAAGATGGTGGCGGAGCTGCAAAAGGCCGGCGCGCCCGTGTATCGCGCGTCGAAGGCGTTCGACGGCCATGCGCCCGGCACCTGGGTGATTCCGAGCTCGGGGCAGTCGCAGCCGATCGTGGAGAAGTATGCGACGGCGCTCGGCGTCCCGGTGATGGCCTCGGACCGGCCGCCGGCCGTGGACGGCGAACGGCTGAAGCCGAACACCCGCGTGGGGCTGTACCGCGCCGCGAACAACATGCCCGGCGGCTGGTCGATGTGGATGCTGGAACAGTACGGCATCAACCACGCCGTCATGTCGGCGGAGGACTTCAAGGGCGACCTCAACGCCAAGTACGACGTGATCCTCCTGCCGTCCGGCACCACCAAGGGACGCATGATGCAGGGCCTCGACCCGAAACGGAACGACCCGGCGGAGTGGGCCTGGGCGTTCGGGATCGGCGAGGCGGGCTGGGCGCGCCTGCGGTCGTTCGTCCAGAACGGCGGGACGCTGCTGGCCGTCGGGTCGGCCGTCGAGACGGCTCGCGACCTGCTGGACCTGCCGATCGAGCGCGCGCTGCCACAGGCGCCGCCCCGCTTCGGGCCAGGCGCCGCCCCGCCGACGCCGGCGTCCGCCGAGGACGCCACGGCCGCGCTCCGCGACGCCTTCAGCAGCCCCGCACGGCTGATGCAGACGCTTCGGGACCGCGTGACGCCGCCCCAGTCGCTCTTCTACTGCCCGGGATCGCTCCTGAACAACGAGTTCGATCCGAACCACCCGGTGGCGTGGGGCATGCCCGCGTCGTGGCCGGTGTTCTTCGACGACGACCAGGCGTACCGCCTTCGTCCGGGCTTCGGCGTGGAAGCGGAAGTGGTGTCCCGCTACCCGCGCCAGCACGTGCTGGCCAGCGGGTGGCTGCTCGGCGAGGAGTACCTGAAGGACCAGGCGAACATCCTGGCGTTCAAGGCCGGCAAGGGCCGCGTGGTCACCTTCGGGAGCCAGATCGACTTCCGGGCCCAGCCGCGCGCCACCTACAAGCTGATCTTCAACGCCGTCTTCCACGGCCCGGCCACGCCGGTGACAGCGGCGGAGATGGGCAAGTAG